TCCTGCCCCACGGCACCGACAATGCGACGGGCCCGCGACCCTGTGTGACCCTCGCCCCGGGGCTGCGCTTCAGGCAGACTGTGCGCCCCCGCGTCTGCACCCTGATGCCCCCGTGTGTCGGTGCGGCATGCCACCATCGTGCGGGCGGTGACCGGTGATACGAGACCAAGAAGAGACGATGAAGCAGCAGGGCGTGCATCCTGAGGGCGCGGAAGGCACCTCTGACGCTGCGTCGCGCCCGGACACCGCCGACGAGGCACGGGAAGAAGTGCACATCGACGAGGTCGAGGGCGACGAACCGCTGCTTCCCGCGCGCGTGCACCGCCCTTCCGACCTCATGCGACTGCTGGTCGGCGTGCTCGCCGTCGTCCTCCTGCTGGGCATCGCCGCCTTCGCCCACGGGACGACCTCGGGCCTCGAACAGGACATCAACAAGGGCACCGGACAGGCACCCGATCTCCTCATCAAGATCGCGGGTCTGGCGTCGAGCATCGCGATCCTGCTGGTGCCGGTCGCCTTCGCGATCGAGCGGCTGATCAAGCGGGACGGACTGCGCATCGCCGACGGCGTACTCGCCGCGGTCCTCGCCCACGGTGTGACGCTCGCCACCGACCTGTGGGTCGCCAAGGCCGCCCCGAACTCCATCCAGGAGGCGCTCACCCAGCCCTCCCCCGGCGACATCCACGCCCTCACCGACCCGGTGCACGGCTACCTGGCGCCCGTCATCGCCTATATGACGGCCGTCGGCATGTCCCGTCGGCCGCGCTGGCGCTCGGTTCTGTGGATCGTGCTGCTCCTCGACGCGTTCTCGATGCTCGTCACCGGCTACACGACACCGTTCTCGATCATCCTCACGGTGCTGATCGGCTGGACGGTGGCGTACGGGACGCTGTACGCGGTCGGCTCCCCGAACGTGCGCCCCACGGGACGGACGCTGATGGCGGGCCTGCGGCACGTCGGCTTCCGCCCGGTGAGCGCGGCCCGTGAGGAGACTCCGGACGCGGCGGAGAGCGACCGGGGCAGACGCTACTTCGTCACCCTGGAGAACGGCCCACCGCTGGACGTCACGGTGGTCGACCGGGAACAGCAGGCGCAGGGGTTCTTCTACCGCGCGTGGCGCAATCTGACCCTGCGCGGCTTCGCCACCCGCAGCAGTTTGCAGTCGCTGCGTCAGGCGCTCGAGCAGGAGGCGCTGCTCGCCTACGCGGCCATCGCGGCCGGCGCCAACGCGCCGAAACTGATCGCGACCTCGGAGCTCGGCCCCGACGCGGTGATACTCGTCTACGAGCACACCGGCGGCCGCACCCTCGACTCACTGGCCGACGACGAGATCACCGACGATCTGCTGCGCAACACCTGGCACCAGGTGCAGGCGCTCCAGTCGCGGCGCATCGCGCACCGCCGGCTCGCGGGTGACGCCATCCTGGTGGATCGTTCCGGCACGGTGATCCTCACCGATCTGCGCGGCGGCGAGATCGCGGCCGGCGACCTGCTGCTGCGTATGGACGTCGCCCAGTTGGTCACGACGCTCGGCCTGCGGGTGGGCGCCGAGCGTGCGGTGGCCTCCGCGGTGGGCGTGCTGGGACCGGACGCGGTCGCGGACTGTCTGCCGATGCTCCAGCCCATCGCGCTGACCCGCTCCACGCGCGCGACGCTGCGCCGGCTGGCACGCGAGCGTGCGCAGCGCGAGCGCGAGGCGGTCCTGGACGCCTCCCAGCAGGCCAAGCAGGCGCGGCTGGAGGCGGCAGGGCACGGCACCGCGCCCGTCGTGCTGGAGAAGCCGGACAAGAAGGCGGTGCGCGCGGAGGCGCGGGCCGAGAAGCGGGCCATCGACGACGCGCTGGAGGAAGCCCGCGAGGAGGATCTGCTGACGCAGATCCGGCACGAGGTGCTGCTGATCCGGCCCCAGGCGCCGGTCGAGCCGGCCCGCCTGGAGCGGGTGCGGCCGCGGACCCTGATGAGCTTCATCGCCGGTGCCATCGGCGCCTACTTCCTGCTGACGCAGCTCACCCACATCGAGTTCGGTCCGCTGGTCGCCCACGCCGAGTGGGGCTGGGTCGCCGCGGCCGTGCTGTTCTCCGCGGTGAGCTACGTGGCAGCGGCGATGAGCCTGCTGGGTTTCGTGCCGGAGCGGGTGCCGTTCCCGCGGACCGTGGCCGCCCAGGTCGCCGGATCGTTCGTGAAGATCGT
This Streptomyces sp. NBC_00377 DNA region includes the following protein-coding sequences:
- a CDS encoding lysylphosphatidylglycerol synthase domain-containing protein produces the protein MKQQGVHPEGAEGTSDAASRPDTADEAREEVHIDEVEGDEPLLPARVHRPSDLMRLLVGVLAVVLLLGIAAFAHGTTSGLEQDINKGTGQAPDLLIKIAGLASSIAILLVPVAFAIERLIKRDGLRIADGVLAAVLAHGVTLATDLWVAKAAPNSIQEALTQPSPGDIHALTDPVHGYLAPVIAYMTAVGMSRRPRWRSVLWIVLLLDAFSMLVTGYTTPFSIILTVLIGWTVAYGTLYAVGSPNVRPTGRTLMAGLRHVGFRPVSAAREETPDAAESDRGRRYFVTLENGPPLDVTVVDREQQAQGFFYRAWRNLTLRGFATRSSLQSLRQALEQEALLAYAAIAAGANAPKLIATSELGPDAVILVYEHTGGRTLDSLADDEITDDLLRNTWHQVQALQSRRIAHRRLAGDAILVDRSGTVILTDLRGGEIAAGDLLLRMDVAQLVTTLGLRVGAERAVASAVGVLGPDAVADCLPMLQPIALTRSTRATLRRLARERAQREREAVLDASQQAKQARLEAAGHGTAPVVLEKPDKKAVRAEARAEKRAIDDALEEAREEDLLTQIRHEVLLIRPQAPVEPARLERVRPRTLMSFIAGAIGAYFLLTQLTHIEFGPLVAHAEWGWVAAAVLFSAVSYVAAAMSLLGFVPERVPFPRTVAAQVAGSFVKIVAPAAVGGVALNTRFLQRAGVRPGLAVASVGASQLFGLGCHILMLLSFGYLTGTEKTPSLSPSRTVIAGLLTVAVLVLVVTSVPFLRKFVSTRVRSLFAGVVPRMLDVLQRPQKLVTGIGGMLLLTACFVMCLDASIRAFGDESTSLSIASVAVVFLAGNALGSAAPTPGGVGAVEATLTVGLIAVGLPKEVAAPAVLLFRLLTLWLPVLPGWLAFNHLTRKGAL